In Thermospira aquatica, the following proteins share a genomic window:
- a CDS encoding Nif3-like dinuclear metal center hexameric protein: protein MAHIREIEAFVADILQPWNFQDYCYNGIQIEGKPEPSFLAVGVSLNMAFLREAVKRKADMVLVHHGFFGKDFFTLRGFLRERVAYILEHNLTVMGYHLPLDAHPEYGNNACIARELGLSLVKRVDVGYITTYENPLPWEEFELRLRKVFPHSKFHIYKHRDTVQRVGIMTGGAASFLKSFEKEIDTFLCGEIKEQTLAESEEMGISFINAGHYYTETFGVKALASLLADRFGLAWEFIDIPNEV from the coding sequence ATGGCTCATATTCGGGAGATTGAGGCTTTTGTGGCAGATATCCTTCAACCATGGAATTTTCAGGATTATTGTTACAACGGTATCCAGATAGAGGGAAAACCAGAACCATCTTTTCTTGCGGTGGGGGTATCTCTCAATATGGCTTTTCTGCGGGAAGCGGTGAAACGAAAAGCGGACATGGTGTTGGTGCATCATGGTTTTTTTGGAAAAGATTTTTTTACATTGCGGGGGTTTTTGAGAGAACGGGTGGCGTATATTCTGGAACATAATCTCACCGTGATGGGGTACCATCTCCCTCTTGATGCTCATCCCGAATATGGCAATAACGCCTGTATTGCTCGCGAGCTTGGACTCTCGCTTGTGAAAAGAGTGGATGTGGGCTACATTACAACCTATGAAAATCCTCTTCCCTGGGAGGAATTTGAGCTTCGCTTACGGAAGGTTTTTCCCCATTCAAAATTTCACATCTATAAGCATCGTGATACTGTCCAGCGGGTGGGGATTATGACAGGGGGAGCGGCATCCTTTCTCAAGAGTTTTGAGAAAGAGATAGACACCTTTCTCTGTGGTGAGATAAAAGAACAAACCCTCGCGGAAAGCGAAGAAATGGGGATCTCCTTTATAAACGCTGGCCACTACTATACAGAAACCTTTGGTGTGAAGGCTTTGGCTTCTCTTCTGGCGGATCGGTTTGGACTTGCGTGGGAGTTTATCGATATCCCCAATGAGGTTTAG
- a CDS encoding tautomerase family protein: MPHIIVKMYPGRTMEQKKALTEAIREALIQSIGADPKTISLAIEEIPPSEWKEKVYDKEIVPQMENLWIKPGYTMD, translated from the coding sequence ATGCCCCATATCATTGTAAAAATGTATCCCGGGAGAACCATGGAACAAAAAAAAGCTCTCACGGAAGCCATCAGAGAGGCTCTCATCCAGAGTATCGGTGCCGATCCCAAGACTATTTCCCTCGCGATTGAGGAGATTCCCCCCTCAGAGTGGAAGGAAAAAGTCTATGATAAAGAGATCGTCCCCCAGATGGAAAACCTCTGGATCAAACCAGGGTATACGATGGACTAA
- a CDS encoding YkvA family protein, with protein MKKDVFYKLVVLERAWRHPRCPWYAKGVIVVTLVLAVSPFDLIPDFIPILGQLDDLFFIPLGIALAWKLIPEDIKKEGSLSLKTLDPSLMQRYKRIGLVIIGLWWIAIIGIGIYIWIKCISPSFKGSFSSGVK; from the coding sequence ATGAAAAAAGATGTTTTTTATAAGCTTGTTGTCCTTGAGAGAGCTTGGCGCCATCCTCGCTGTCCATGGTATGCAAAAGGGGTCATTGTGGTGACGCTTGTTTTAGCCGTAAGTCCTTTTGATCTGATTCCGGATTTTATTCCCATCTTGGGACAGCTTGATGATCTTTTTTTCATTCCTCTGGGGATTGCTCTGGCATGGAAACTGATTCCCGAGGACATCAAAAAAGAGGGATCACTTTCTCTCAAAACGCTTGATCCATCTCTTATGCAGCGTTACAAGAGAATTGGCCTGGTGATTATTGGTTTGTGGTGGATTGCGATTATAGGTATAGGTATATATATCTGGATAAAATGTATTTCCCCCTCTTTCAAGGGGTCCTTCTCCTCAGGGGTAAAATAA
- the rpiB gene encoding ribose 5-phosphate isomerase B — protein sequence MKIAMASDHAAYQLKEHIKIYLQKKGYDVVDFGTHSEESMDYPDTIKLAARAVARKDAEYGIVLCGSGIGASIVANKIRGIRAALCLDAYSAEYSRRHNDANVMVLGGRRTPPDEAEKLVDIWLSTAFEGGRHVRRVEKIHQIEDEECHD from the coding sequence ATGAAGATAGCCATGGCTTCTGATCATGCAGCCTATCAACTGAAAGAACACATCAAAATATACTTGCAAAAAAAAGGGTATGATGTTGTTGATTTTGGGACACATTCTGAAGAGTCTATGGATTATCCTGATACCATTAAACTTGCTGCCAGAGCTGTCGCGAGAAAAGATGCAGAGTATGGGATTGTCCTTTGTGGATCGGGAATCGGGGCTTCGATTGTGGCAAATAAAATTCGGGGGATTCGTGCAGCTCTTTGTCTGGATGCTTACTCCGCAGAATACAGTCGACGCCACAATGATGCGAACGTGATGGTTCTTGGAGGACGCCGAACCCCTCCCGATGAGGCAGAAAAGCTTGTGGATATCTGGCTTTCTACGGCATTTGAAGGGGGAAGACACGTTCGCCGCGTGGAAAAAATTCATCAGATAGAAGACGAGGAATGTCATGATTGA
- a CDS encoding shikimate dehydrogenase: protein MIDASTRLFGILGHPVRHSFSPAIHNAAFQACGINAVYLAFDVESLEDAIKGIRALHISGASVTLPHKIAVMSYLDDVSDLAQKIGSVNTLFWEDGKLKGENTDAYGFYESLSQHTVITDTHVVVLGSGGASLAVCFALFAYDRPAKLTIVARNQESRNNLRLRLLEAFPFAQIETANFESVKDVMKDAQILINTTPVGMFPHEDQSPIEEACIPRGITVMDLIYHPVETTLLKLARAKHCVVINGAEMLLFQAMRQFEIWTGEKAPFEVMQKALQKCLKQN from the coding sequence ATGATTGATGCCTCGACACGCCTGTTTGGTATCCTGGGGCACCCTGTGAGGCATTCGTTTTCTCCCGCGATCCACAATGCCGCTTTTCAGGCATGCGGGATCAATGCTGTGTATCTTGCTTTTGATGTGGAGTCTCTTGAAGACGCGATCAAGGGTATTCGTGCTTTGCATATAAGTGGCGCAAGTGTCACTCTTCCACACAAGATAGCGGTGATGTCCTATCTGGATGATGTTTCTGATCTTGCTCAAAAAATAGGTTCGGTGAACACTCTTTTCTGGGAGGATGGCAAGCTCAAGGGAGAAAATACCGATGCCTATGGTTTTTATGAGTCTCTTTCCCAGCATACGGTTATTACCGATACCCATGTGGTGGTGTTGGGGTCTGGTGGGGCATCGCTTGCGGTGTGTTTTGCCTTGTTTGCCTATGACCGTCCCGCAAAGCTTACCATCGTGGCGAGGAATCAGGAGAGTCGCAATAATCTGAGGCTTCGGTTATTGGAGGCTTTTCCTTTTGCACAGATAGAGACGGCGAATTTTGAATCCGTCAAGGATGTGATGAAGGATGCTCAGATTCTCATAAATACCACCCCCGTAGGGATGTTTCCCCATGAGGATCAAAGCCCTATTGAAGAGGCTTGTATTCCTCGAGGTATCACTGTGATGGATCTTATTTATCATCCTGTGGAGACTACTCTTCTCAAGCTTGCGCGCGCCAAGCACTGTGTGGTTATTAATGGAGCAGAGATGCTTCTCTTTCAAGCGATGCGACAGTTTGAGATCTGGACGGGAGAGAAAGCGCCTTTTGAGGTAATGCAAAAAGCTTTGCAAAAGTGTCTGAAACAGAATTAG
- a CDS encoding ATP-binding protein: protein MNISPLILELAEGWFSKYQAFLANKPAEKTTPSLSTIKLQAPLSHYKDALKKLQKTLRGLSYEEQKLVLLLFSALTHQTPQQNLWNIVRFFHKKTEKQFTFLSTLMKRDHPLYTNYWIIHYGGWPPENQMNEFFTVQEYLSTLSNDTLAMNAIGYGKILQTLLPEKNAAPFSFTLKKRPYTNFSDMLNDIQILFSHLKYYKTLYSETLLPPPLKPWFETPPFSSMIDTIMKNFDFSNRKLYPQFSESMEEFFSLSSAGFIILDPLMRNKRPLWIFYLYLLYLVFIRQETQQSIEHALQMLSILPEEIPMILSFFHPKSPFIEKGLLRIISSDFFEEEDIEAKKTEDSPSLINKNFEINRQEFIKLVNLFAKSNPHIAPQIFYTGFPGEEIQTSSELPSFSDALDFLFENTEETQTPPKENTTSVLTVEKKETLYEVIKPNINLSKIILDEDVKQELLNAVDMTKTMKVLKKWGVKPSLSHKEASSVKILLYGVSGTGKTITAQALAGEAHAKLFKVDAANLVSSFVGESTKNVKKVFEEYYDYVKNSKENVFFFINEADQLLSSRGMIHQAADKEYNQMQNLLLEEIENFQGVFIATTNLIELFDVAWNRRFNIKIRFDIPKYETRLKLWQVHISEKMPLAPDVDLSKLAEYELAGGSIANVVYNAARKAATRTGNDQIITQKDFLDAIDKEIKSVLGLSTKKVGFNK, encoded by the coding sequence ATGAATATTTCCCCCTTGATTCTCGAACTCGCCGAAGGATGGTTTTCAAAATATCAGGCTTTCCTTGCCAATAAACCAGCAGAAAAAACCACGCCTTCTCTCTCTACGATAAAACTTCAGGCTCCTCTTTCCCATTACAAGGACGCCTTAAAAAAGCTTCAAAAAACCCTTCGGGGACTCTCCTATGAGGAACAAAAACTTGTGCTTCTCCTCTTTTCCGCTTTAACTCACCAGACCCCACAACAAAACCTCTGGAATATTGTGCGCTTCTTCCACAAAAAAACAGAGAAGCAATTTACTTTTCTCTCTACTTTGATGAAACGTGACCATCCACTTTACACCAACTATTGGATTATTCACTATGGCGGATGGCCTCCAGAAAACCAGATGAACGAATTCTTTACCGTGCAGGAATACCTCTCCACACTTAGCAACGACACCCTTGCCATGAATGCTATCGGATACGGAAAAATTCTCCAGACCCTCCTCCCGGAAAAGAACGCTGCGCCTTTCTCTTTTACCCTCAAAAAACGACCATACACCAACTTCTCCGACATGCTCAACGATATTCAGATCCTGTTTTCTCATCTGAAATATTATAAAACCCTTTACAGTGAAACCCTCCTTCCCCCGCCCCTTAAACCATGGTTTGAAACACCCCCTTTTAGCTCCATGATAGACACCATTATGAAGAATTTTGATTTTTCAAACAGGAAACTTTACCCACAATTCTCCGAGTCTATGGAGGAATTTTTCTCTCTTTCCTCTGCAGGTTTTATCATTCTGGATCCTCTCATGAGAAATAAACGTCCTCTCTGGATTTTCTATCTCTATCTCCTCTACCTTGTATTTATTCGTCAGGAAACCCAGCAAAGCATAGAACATGCCCTTCAAATGCTCAGTATTCTTCCCGAAGAAATTCCCATGATACTCTCCTTTTTCCATCCCAAAAGTCCCTTCATAGAAAAAGGACTCCTGAGAATTATCTCCTCAGATTTCTTTGAAGAAGAAGACATCGAAGCCAAAAAAACAGAAGACTCCCCCTCCCTTATCAACAAAAACTTTGAGATCAACCGCCAGGAATTTATCAAATTGGTAAATCTCTTTGCTAAGAGTAATCCACATATAGCTCCACAGATTTTTTATACTGGTTTTCCCGGCGAAGAAATCCAGACATCTTCAGAATTACCCTCATTCTCGGATGCCCTTGATTTCCTTTTTGAAAACACAGAGGAAACGCAAACACCTCCAAAAGAAAACACAACCTCTGTTCTCACGGTAGAGAAAAAAGAAACCCTCTACGAGGTTATCAAACCCAACATAAACTTAAGCAAGATTATCCTGGATGAAGATGTAAAACAGGAGCTTCTCAACGCTGTCGATATGACCAAAACTATGAAAGTTCTCAAAAAATGGGGAGTGAAACCATCTCTCTCCCACAAAGAAGCATCCTCGGTAAAAATCCTTCTCTACGGTGTTTCTGGTACAGGAAAAACCATCACCGCTCAAGCTCTCGCTGGAGAAGCTCATGCTAAACTCTTCAAGGTTGATGCTGCTAACCTCGTAAGTTCTTTTGTAGGTGAATCCACAAAAAATGTGAAGAAAGTTTTTGAAGAATACTATGATTATGTAAAAAACTCCAAAGAAAATGTATTCTTCTTCATCAATGAAGCCGATCAACTTTTGAGCTCCCGTGGCATGATCCACCAGGCTGCCGACAAAGAATACAACCAGATGCAAAACCTTCTTCTCGAAGAGATTGAAAACTTCCAGGGCGTATTTATCGCAACAACCAATCTTATCGAACTCTTTGATGTGGCATGGAACAGACGTTTCAACATCAAGATCCGTTTCGATATTCCAAAATATGAAACCCGACTCAAACTCTGGCAGGTTCACATCTCTGAGAAAATGCCCCTTGCCCCCGATGTTGATCTCTCCAAACTGGCCGAATACGAACTCGCCGGTGGCTCTATCGCCAATGTTGTTTACAATGCCGCAAGAAAAGCAGCCACTCGTACAGGAAACGACCAGATCATTACTCAAAAAGACTTCCTCGATGCGATTGATAAAGAGATAAAATCTGTCCTGGGACTTTCAACCAAAAAGGTGGGATTTAATAAATGA
- a CDS encoding type II secretion system protein GspG, with protein MKQKGYFLEGFTLLELLVVLTIIGILMTIGMAAYTGVIESATRRAVEVELSQFQIAIFNFKIEEGRMPSSVEELLQLGYITRELLQDPWGESYILRKNEGRWQILSKGADKKIGTKDDIIKTLD; from the coding sequence ATGAAACAAAAGGGATACTTTCTCGAGGGATTTACGCTTCTTGAGCTTCTGGTGGTACTCACGATTATTGGTATCCTGATGACTATAGGGATGGCTGCCTACACGGGCGTGATCGAATCAGCAACCAGACGAGCGGTAGAGGTGGAGCTTTCCCAGTTTCAGATTGCCATTTTCAATTTCAAAATCGAAGAAGGAAGGATGCCTTCTTCTGTAGAAGAGTTGTTGCAGCTCGGATATATTACCAGGGAGTTACTCCAGGATCCATGGGGGGAGAGTTATATTCTTCGGAAGAACGAGGGACGCTGGCAGATACTCTCCAAGGGTGCAGACAAAAAAATAGGAACCAAAGATGATATTATCAAGACGCTGGATTAG
- a CDS encoding PulJ/GspJ family protein produces the protein MILSRRWISGFTLIEVLVALSLVSLAVLAVLGVYGTLALTSGKSQNVHRIASVMDAFLTDVQLKCAWTNWETGLFLTNVNGVALEMEVNWEEKGELCSVELRSFYPAGQRTNTYTVRTRFSLAYEMGI, from the coding sequence ATGATATTATCAAGACGCTGGATTAGTGGTTTTACGTTAATTGAGGTATTGGTTGCTTTGTCTTTGGTGAGTCTGGCCGTTCTTGCGGTTTTAGGGGTTTATGGAACCCTTGCTCTTACCTCCGGGAAGAGTCAAAACGTGCATCGCATAGCGTCGGTCATGGATGCCTTTCTCACCGATGTCCAGCTCAAATGTGCCTGGACGAACTGGGAAACAGGGCTTTTTCTCACCAATGTGAATGGAGTTGCCCTGGAGATGGAAGTAAACTGGGAGGAAAAAGGAGAGCTTTGTTCGGTAGAGCTTCGGAGCTTTTACCCTGCAGGCCAGAGAACCAATACCTACACCGTGAGAACGAGGTTTTCCCTGGCTTATGAAATGGGAATATAG
- a CDS encoding type II secretion system protein translates to MKWEYRLEGFTLTELLVTMTLFALVMSVVTSVLVMQLSILQRLGKAENSRELLWRHLEMVSLQTVRVETTNGGWVFFTARGRMYFLGQEPLMLMELGEKARWQYPLQAQLQLAFITNRSRGVVRANLTGIGFDETRFFPLGWQKGE, encoded by the coding sequence ATGAAATGGGAATATAGGCTTGAGGGATTTACTCTTACGGAGTTGTTGGTGACGATGACACTGTTTGCCCTTGTGATGTCGGTGGTTACGTCTGTACTGGTGATGCAACTGAGCATACTGCAGAGACTTGGCAAGGCTGAAAATAGCCGGGAGCTTTTGTGGCGACATCTGGAGATGGTGAGTTTGCAGACTGTTCGGGTTGAAACAACGAATGGGGGATGGGTATTTTTCACCGCGAGGGGCAGGATGTATTTTTTGGGACAGGAACCACTCATGCTCATGGAACTAGGGGAAAAAGCACGATGGCAGTATCCTCTGCAGGCTCAACTCCAGCTTGCATTTATCACCAACCGCTCTCGTGGAGTGGTAAGAGCAAACCTTACCGGCATTGGGTTTGATGAGACACGTTTTTTCCCCCTTGGTTGGCAGAAAGGAGAGTAA
- a CDS encoding PilN domain-containing protein encodes MDIRALWHSLLERLHLLYTVVDIGEELRVLEVIKVGPWKKVIHTHMESLYDDQRLLFSIQRFLEKYATYPVRRVLFLISRISVISQFLPLPDIPQDKLGQVVEWQLSKLFHFSAQDVVVGYQVVSRTHFSGSPGWNVLSAVMKKSELRQYYELFEQAHLLPYGIIYGGHLCLLPYVPDRSDQAEGLVVWKGHRLFMVIVERGEIVQYQQQLLPENRHLPTELKSITQFFTEYIKLGGGYLVKIHVRALSREEEEFFVEGILETINILAEGVEGKRFFTQSNLVPEYWDMYAAFSPWFSKMKVAFSLPPKGERRILWDGLVNWGRAICALIILAGLVWSPVFWYTQTEYKLYREAERVLSTGEVVRDADLEKRVEEVRQLQILRQYQEEKEKYEKLLIEAQNIGIESSNLKMAIVALAQALPSDVRLVKFSVQKGKGEIIGEAKSSKGLQSFVQQMIQSPYLMKIALAEVKRRDAGTIITFRILFEVSL; translated from the coding sequence ATGGATATACGGGCTCTATGGCATAGTCTTCTGGAGAGGCTTCATCTTCTTTATACCGTTGTGGATATTGGAGAGGAACTTCGTGTTCTGGAGGTGATAAAGGTTGGCCCGTGGAAGAAGGTTATTCATACCCATATGGAAAGTCTCTATGATGATCAGAGGCTTCTCTTTAGCATTCAGCGTTTTCTTGAAAAATATGCCACCTACCCTGTAAGAAGGGTTCTTTTTCTTATAAGCAGGATTTCAGTGATTTCTCAGTTTCTTCCTCTCCCTGATATTCCCCAGGATAAGCTGGGACAGGTTGTGGAGTGGCAGCTTTCCAAGCTTTTTCATTTCTCTGCCCAGGATGTGGTGGTTGGTTATCAGGTGGTATCTCGCACTCATTTTTCGGGGTCACCTGGATGGAATGTGCTTTCTGCAGTGATGAAAAAATCCGAACTCCGTCAGTATTATGAGCTTTTTGAGCAGGCGCATCTTCTTCCTTATGGGATAATCTATGGTGGACATCTCTGCCTTTTGCCGTATGTGCCAGATCGTTCTGATCAGGCTGAGGGGCTGGTTGTCTGGAAAGGACACAGGCTGTTTATGGTGATTGTGGAAAGGGGAGAGATTGTCCAGTATCAACAGCAGCTTCTCCCGGAAAATCGGCATCTTCCAACCGAATTGAAATCGATCACGCAGTTTTTTACAGAGTACATCAAACTTGGGGGTGGCTATCTTGTTAAGATTCATGTCCGTGCCCTTTCCAGAGAAGAGGAAGAGTTCTTTGTTGAGGGAATTCTTGAGACTATTAATATCTTAGCTGAAGGAGTAGAAGGAAAGCGATTCTTTACGCAAAGTAACCTGGTCCCGGAGTATTGGGATATGTATGCAGCATTCTCTCCCTGGTTTTCAAAAATGAAAGTCGCTTTTTCCCTGCCTCCTAAAGGGGAACGCAGGATACTCTGGGATGGACTGGTTAACTGGGGGAGGGCGATTTGCGCGCTTATCATACTCGCTGGTCTCGTATGGTCTCCTGTTTTTTGGTATACTCAGACCGAGTATAAACTCTATCGAGAAGCAGAGAGAGTGTTGTCGACAGGGGAGGTGGTACGGGATGCTGACCTGGAGAAACGGGTAGAAGAGGTGAGACAGCTTCAGATACTGAGGCAGTACCAGGAGGAAAAGGAAAAATACGAGAAACTGTTGATTGAAGCTCAAAATATTGGCATAGAGTCGTCTAATCTCAAGATGGCTATTGTTGCCCTTGCGCAGGCGTTGCCATCCGATGTACGACTTGTGAAATTTTCTGTTCAAAAGGGCAAGGGTGAAATTATAGGAGAGGCTAAAAGCTCGAAAGGTCTCCAGAGTTTTGTGCAGCAGATGATTCAGTCCCCCTATCTTATGAAGATTGCACTTGCTGAGGTGAAACGCAGAGATGCTGGCACGATTATAACCTTTCGAATTCTGTTTGAGGTGAGTCTATGA
- a CDS encoding GspMb/PilO family protein has product MKRMMGLVLSLVLLGGASGSVALFWNYSNQSRYLSLLKAQQRNTGDLVFLKRTVSALKTEYENLSRETFDVKTSADFIANLPVLAEFSGVSQFTIQTRGTKTEGKQEVMTVDMELDGRFSALASFIDILERARLPIQIENLSMEYTPRLIHATMTLKIYYRR; this is encoded by the coding sequence ATGAAAAGGATGATGGGGCTTGTTCTCTCTTTGGTACTGTTAGGAGGCGCCTCTGGAAGTGTTGCACTATTCTGGAATTATAGTAACCAGTCGAGGTACCTTTCGCTTCTCAAAGCGCAACAACGCAATACGGGAGATCTGGTGTTTCTCAAGAGAACCGTCAGCGCCCTCAAAACAGAATACGAAAATCTCAGTCGGGAAACTTTTGATGTGAAGACATCGGCTGATTTTATTGCCAATCTACCTGTTCTAGCCGAGTTTTCTGGGGTATCTCAGTTTACCATTCAGACGAGGGGAACAAAAACAGAAGGGAAACAGGAGGTTATGACCGTCGATATGGAGTTGGATGGCCGTTTTTCTGCACTTGCAAGCTTTATTGATATTTTAGAAAGGGCGAGACTTCCTATTCAGATAGAGAATCTCTCGATGGAGTATACTCCACGTTTAATCCATGCTACGATGACGCTTAAAATTTATTATCGTCGGTGA